The Vitis vinifera cultivar Pinot Noir 40024 chromosome 16, ASM3070453v1 DNA segment GTATATCTCAAGTAGTTTGCTTAGTTTCTTCGGCTTTTGGGATTTATGCCAGAACCATCCCGGCCGGATCGAAACATCGCATTCCGGCGGCAGCCAGTCCGTCCCTTTCGGATCCCCGGTGTTGATATAACTGCATCAAAATTAACAAGTTCTTAGTTAGGGTCTTCAGGTGGCACATTAGAATTAAGTAATGGTTCATGTGTTTCACATTCTGAATATAAAATGAGCTTATGCAATTAACTATTGCTGTTTGGGAAATGGGAAAATATTCCCTTTCAGATTAGTCCATTCCAGTCTATTTTATATTGAACAGACTTGATTAAGTAAGcatatatcaaataattaaagagTTCTACACGaaatcacataaaaaattaatgggAAGAGTGAGGGATTTGCTTTGTTTCTAAGGGACTCACTCAACAATGCTTGCATTTCCAATGGACAGTGATGTCCGGTTGATGGTTGACCAGCATGTGCTCCCGGCGAATCCCTTCTCGTTTCCAACCCACCGGACGTCAGGGCCGGCGTCggaaaatatgttaattgaagTCTGCAATTCCCTCACCATGGCAAACCAGTCTCCAAAGTCATACGACATATTTGGCGCATTTGCGCCCTTTGCTCCATCGAACCAAATCTCTCTCACATTCccatatctaaaaaaaaaaccaaccaatCCAAAAAGATTACAAATGTACAATAATTTTGAGTACTTTTCTTAGAAAGCAAACCGATTGAGTATCAGTAACTTACTCATGGAGAAGCTCTTGTAATTGTGCCAAGTAGTATTCATTGTACTGCTTCTCCTTTCCATATCGTCGGTCATGTCGATCCCACGGGGACAGATACAGGCCGACATCAACGCCACGAGCCTCAGCTGCAGTGACAAGATCTCTGACCACATCCCCATGGCCGTTCCTCCAGGGACTGCTTACAACTGAGTGATCAGTGTACTTAGAAGGCCACAAGCAGAAGCCATCATGGTGCTTTGCAGTGAGAATCATGAGGGAAATTCCTGCCTCTACTGCAACTTCGACCCACTGACTAGCATTGAGCCCAGTTGGGTTGAAAATAGCAGGGCTTTCATGGCCAGTGCCCCACTCAGAATCAGTGAAAGTGTTGACACCGAAGTGGAGGAACATTATGAGTTCCCTCTCCTGCCATTTCAACTGGGATGACTTGGGAAGAGGTAGAATAGGCAATGGTGGGGTTATGACTAATTCTCTGTTAGAATCAACCAATTTGAAAGACTCTAACAGTATAATCATACaccaaaaataccaaaacttaTCCATAATTAATGGCTAGGAGTAGTGAAGAAGAGAGGGAGAGCCCAGAAGTATAAAAAGTGGCTGGAAGATTCTCTGTAAGAAGCCAAGccaataaagaaagaagaacAGCAAAGATAGATGATATGAGCAATCTTCTCTGGTTGGAGTTTGTTTGGTTCTAGCTATGGACTCGTTGATTGCTTGTTTCAATCATTCACGGGTTGATCTACTTTATTTATCCGAGAGTAAAAAATTGGATGGCTCTGAGGTTCTGTTTCTAAAAGACtacaaaataatattcattGGGCACGAGAGACCCGTGCACAGCCATTGGGGTCAGTGGTCGTAAGGGGTGCCAATCACTCTCAAGCACAAGACAAAAGTCACAAGAAGGCCTTTTGTAGCATGTACTCTCTTTTACACAATAATTTTACTGGGTTTAGTCTTATTTATCGGTATCCATATTTTTTCTTGCCACATACGTTTACTTCCCATGAGTATCACCAATCGAGAAAgtcaaaccaacaaataaaaacaCCATGTTCCCCTCATGGTGGAGTCTCTTAGGACAATAAATTATTTGGGTATCTTCGTGTCTTCTCAAGATCTCTTCACATGGTAAGCACAACAtacaaattttgttaaaatagaGCATGGAATTGGTAAATGTGCATCTTGTCGATGGCTATACAATACTTGGAATATGTGCACTTTTTGTTAGCATGGTATacaattatttatgataatctCCTAAACTTTATTCTTACTTTTAACGtttcttttaaaagaatgtgacttagcttttttatcatcatCTTTGTAAGCAGGATTGATTGGATTTTTCATTGCTATAACTGAGCCAACCCCACTTTTGATCGGATGCTGATGAGGGGCCGGTCGTGCCTTCTAACGTCTCCATTATTGCATTAGCTCGAGGGGTGCTTTCACAAAATGAAATGGAGTTGGCTATGCCTAATCATTTGCATGAAAGCTCATCCACCGTCACGCTTCCTATCTATGTATATGCTTTAATTACCTTACTATATGCATTGCCTTTTGGCTTAATTATTTGGTTGCTAACTTAAGTGGATTGTGATGTATCCGAATATTGATTCCGGAGAATAGAAATGAGATTCATTTGTGAGGTGGTGGTCCACGTCATGAAAGATATACACACAGAAAAagatagagaatattacaaaaGCCCATAGAACTTTTGAGTTGTAATATTctaaagattaatattttatatcgaCCGTTGCTAACTTATGTGCTGATCACTCTAGCCATATTCCAATTTATTAAGCTTAGAGTCACTTTCTAATAACTTGTTATTTACAAAAtctatcataaaaattattaaaaaaaaaaagggagattggtagtgtttgttttttggttgaataaaaaaagttaaaatatttgattttttttcagctaaaagtaatatggtaatattaattaatataattatagtgaacttgtttttaataaattcagtttaattatattgatcaatattaatatgttatttttagttgaataaaaaaaattaaatattttgattttttctatttaaccaaaaaacaaataccacttaAGAGCTTTTTTAAAAGGATTTTGAGagatattagaaatgttttctaatatatgattttaaaaaaaataattattagatttaaaaatttttgaaaatgactttcaaaaatctaaaaaaaaatcactagaaatgatttttggagaatcatttgataaatgatccttctaaatatcatatttatttatttatttattatataaaatattactaaaaatattcttaaatatttaaAGTGAGTTTGATAGtgcttttattcaaagtatttttaatagaagtgttttctttagaagtgtttttagaagaatAACCTATCacatgtttttttagaaaacattataagtaattttctaccactataagtgattttatcatatgttttaaaaatatttcctaaattttgcttaacatctaatttttttatttaaaaaaacattttctaaattaaaaacactttttcagAATCACTTCCAAAAGTAACTTTCAATTAGTGaatgaattttcttaaaaaaaaatcattaatgaaAGCACTACTATAAAAATActacaagttaaaaacatttcaataaaatattacacccaaatgaattttagaaaattcattAATGAGAGCACTACTAATAAAAATACTATAGGCTAAAagcattttaataaaaaatattacacaCAAATGAATTTTAACTTTAGTTAGGACTATATGCACTACCCACTTTatcatcataataatttttatcatcTTTCTTATATGATAAGTGATAATGGGATGCAAGATACAAAGGTGATATGTTTTTATTAAGTACAAAAGTTGGTTTTGGTATTCAATTATCTACCATACatgataaaaatgatttattaaagtGTGAgacaattaatatttttatcaattgtGAATGGAGGGACCGACCACTTTGTATTACTAATATCCCCAATCATCAATTTATACGTAAAGAGATGGTGAAGGTGATGAGAGGGATGTAGCACCATCCTTACTTTAATTTAATGACATTTTAAAAGAGTTCTCTACATGTATCATTTGTTTCAATGACATACTCTAGGCATGCCTAAATGACAAGTGTTGATATGATATGAtaagaatttaaataaattaaatgcaAAAGATTTTGACTTCTCATCAATATTACCATGTAAAATTAGTGACCCAATTaacattttccaattttcaattatCCAATGCGCATCCAATTCAATATAAATATTGAATATCAAATAAAGTATATGTTAAAAAGATGAAATTATATGCATATATGGTATTTGACCATTAAATTAGACTACAATTAGGAAATATAGTGTGCGCATGTATTAATTAAATGCtagttcaatttctcttattGTTATGGATAAGGGTCTCCATAAAGCCCACGGCCCACGGCCTGCTTTAGGCCTGGCCCGGCCCGAGCCCGTTTATGGGCGGgctgggccgcgggcctaaatttaggcccggaGGGCCGGCCCCGCCCGTAGGCCCgccccttttaaaaaaaaactacaaaaataatatattttatttttatatatatataactaactcaattaataaacataaaaagaatGTCGTTTAGTTGGTTAGAACCTTGAAGTTTAAACATGAGGGgagggttcgaatccccccctctCCCTTCTTTCCCTTTGGCTTTTTTGAAAGCCATTTTAGCTTATTTCAAAAAGACCgccggcccggcccgcccgttggagacccctaGTTATGGATGTGTAATATTTGTTagaatttatatttgatatcatttatcataaatttcaaaataaaaaatgttataatatattgaattaattagttaaaagagatgaaataatCTTATATTTGTAAATTTGACCCTTctcatatttgaaaaataacttatttttttatataaatatcttttatcatttcaagtatttacattgTTTTGAAAATTGCACGATTCGACTTGTCAAACCATCAACTGGTGGCCTTTCTAGTTCGATTCGTCCTTTTGGACTGTTTAACTATTGAACCCGTTATGAATCGTCTGAACTAATGGTTAAATCAGTGAATCAGACGGTTACATAAGAATTGATGGTTCAATGCCCACTTTtcccctcttttcttttttgtaaaagaTAGCCCGATTTTGGACATAGCCATGCACTGTAGGCCAAACACAACACAACCCAATAACCAATTGCTCGTCAGAAGGtgaatgatttttctttcaacaatataaaaatagttttcttaaaatttaatatttaattgggGTAATTACAATAAATGGTTAGGTTAAAATATCGGTAAATGGTATATACTTTGTCCAATTGGAATAGAAGGAtagaataagttttaaaattagtCTGGAGGATATATGAACAATTTGTTACCCAAAAATACTTGACATACCCTTAATATGGTTTTTAAAAAGGGACATATCTTTTTCGAGCAAATGGTTTTGGCCTAACGTCCATATAAAATGCATATTTGAgcttaaaaattaatacaattgGATGATGAATGGTGACATTTGAGTATTAcaactatttattattttaaaatttattcttaattacttatgataattaatatattaagattttaagaaaaaatttaaaaagtaataaataaaatctttcttaaaaatctatttaatacttatagtttttattttgttaatttaaattttgattattattattattattattattattattattattatattttgttttgaaatttcaaaatattttatttttgaactttaattaaataatgcaaatttataaatcatgaatttatatacatttttttttattttctttgtttgttttccaaagttaaaaaaaaaaaaaagaaattacttaTACACatatacaaaaatgaaatataattttttttctcatattttcacACATATTCAAAACAGTATattaaatctaatttatttatacacatatataaatgtcaaatataatttttttttcatatttttacatATATTCAAGATAATTAGGATAATTTCACATTTTTATTAACATCTATAAAAATACGTAAAAAGTATCTCACAACTCTGACATTGATTATGATGTATTTGAGCATTGATTcaggagaagaaaaataagattcATTTATGA contains these protein-coding regions:
- the LOC100244570 gene encoding alpha-L-fucosidase 1 translates to MDKFWYFWCMIILLESFKLVDSNRELVITPPLPILPLPKSSQLKWQERELIMFLHFGVNTFTDSEWGTGHESPAIFNPTGLNASQWVEVAVEAGISLMILTAKHHDGFCLWPSKYTDHSVVSSPWRNGHGDVVRDLVTAAEARGVDVGLYLSPWDRHDRRYGKEKQYNEYYLAQLQELLHEYGNVREIWFDGAKGANAPNMSYDFGDWFAMVRELQTSINIFSDAGPDVRWVGNEKGFAGSTCWSTINRTSLSIGNASIVDYINTGDPKGTDWLPPECDVSIRPGWFWHKSQKPKKLSKLLEIYYNSVGRNCVLLFNVPPNTTGLISETDVQRLREFRNAVDTIFSTNLVENGAIKASSRRGGKDSDFGPENVLDSDHLWTFWAPREEDDEHWLEIKAANEGLRFNVVRIQEAIGLGQRIKRHEIYADGKLVGKGTTVGHKRLHRLGGVVHARSLKVRILESRGVPLVSSFGLHFDPFWHPPHGHSLSNGSRF